In Candidatus Binataceae bacterium, the following proteins share a genomic window:
- a CDS encoding LLM class flavin-dependent oxidoreductase, giving the protein MNFGLLMSFRNSSRNELSYSELYRKHIDLCVEAEELGFDTIWLTEHHFVDDGYSPTMMPLAAAVAARTKKIRIGTFVLLMPLHEPLHVAEEAVTIDALSNGRFDLGLGQGYVPREFAGFNIPRDQRSRRLREGVEIMQRLFTEDHVTFEGKCYTVRDATLYPKPTQQPHPPIWIGARSRSATERAARNGFHLAGTGEHQVRIYRDALVAAGRNPADFNIAQLRFGYVAAKREKAWDECEFALHYLLKRYGDWIAEANDVPGDEKYRAIPPVGELRKSNDAGMIGEGFMIGTPDDAIAQIEQIENHATHLALGLALPGIEPKKIRASMKLFAEKVIPHFRKGRARKKAAA; this is encoded by the coding sequence ATGAACTTTGGCCTGCTGATGTCCTTTCGCAACTCGTCGCGCAACGAGTTGTCGTATTCCGAGCTCTACCGCAAACACATTGATCTTTGCGTTGAAGCCGAAGAGCTGGGCTTCGACACGATCTGGCTGACCGAGCATCATTTCGTCGACGACGGCTACTCGCCGACGATGATGCCGCTGGCGGCTGCGGTCGCTGCGCGCACAAAGAAGATTCGGATCGGTACTTTTGTCCTGCTGATGCCGCTGCACGAGCCGCTGCACGTCGCCGAGGAAGCGGTGACGATCGATGCGTTGTCGAACGGCCGCTTCGACCTCGGGCTCGGGCAGGGCTACGTGCCGCGCGAGTTTGCCGGCTTCAACATCCCGCGCGACCAACGCAGCCGCCGCCTCCGCGAGGGCGTCGAGATTATGCAGCGGCTCTTCACCGAGGATCACGTCACTTTCGAGGGCAAGTGCTACACCGTGCGGGACGCGACGCTCTATCCCAAACCGACGCAGCAGCCCCATCCGCCAATCTGGATTGGCGCGCGTTCGCGCTCGGCGACCGAGCGCGCCGCGCGCAACGGCTTCCATCTGGCGGGGACGGGAGAGCATCAGGTGCGCATCTACCGCGACGCGCTGGTCGCGGCCGGGAGGAATCCGGCGGATTTCAATATCGCACAGCTCCGCTTCGGCTACGTCGCAGCGAAACGGGAAAAGGCCTGGGACGAGTGCGAATTTGCGCTGCACTATCTGCTCAAGCGCTACGGCGACTGGATCGCGGAGGCCAATGACGTGCCGGGCGACGAGAAGTATCGCGCAATTCCGCCGGTGGGCGAGCTGCGCAAGAGCAACGACGCCGGCATGATCGGCGAAGGTTTCATGATCGGCACGCCCGACGACGCGATCGCGCAAATCGAGCAGATCGAGAACCACGCGACCCATCTGGCGCTCGGCCTGGCGTTGCCCGGAATCGAGCCTAAGAAGATTCGCGCGTCGATGAAACTGTTCGCCGAGAAGGTGATTCCGCATTTCCGCAAGGGCCGCGCCCGCAAAAAGGCCGCCGCCTGA
- a CDS encoding ATP-binding protein produces the protein MARKYVAERDRSKIPHHEATDAPIEAQPHELEAIRDHLGAIAKTLAELFGPAYDRGEISTAARAKAADIIELNFDRIVEEWCVALERVLGYDDLSREGMGNALVRFISHLRDPDDLRTYVHLRRHCQKGMLASAKPSEFNIFHIVLKQVILVYIRANLKGRPMELVRDTIVAALDERRLMVAQFYIDAREAALKASEEKYRNSIDHAPDAIYEIDPETLIVTGVNAAAIELERAMPEGEAHELVGQRLLELCPAEAQSGVLKHIACVVANGSDQVMDFPIGGRYFDVHSALISAGHRQFIQMILRDATQRHEMLDTLVKAERLAAAGTFASGVAHEVNNPLASISSLVQALLPDEPDAERRTTLRTILSQITRIASTLKDLVNFGRPAPPERRPIDLNDLVNETLRLLAYNRRFDSIRIEPSLSHELLPAYADHNGIQQVLLNLLFNAADAIQHQCGTIRIATKSHRNSAGETCVKLSVGDDGCGIPPENLERVFDPFFTTKSTGSGVGLGLSLCQGIVLSNHGTIKLESRDGAGTTVTICLPSITDGAAPEMRSAAQ, from the coding sequence ATGGCCCGCAAGTATGTGGCCGAGCGCGATCGCTCGAAGATCCCCCACCACGAGGCCACCGACGCACCGATTGAAGCACAACCTCACGAACTTGAAGCGATCCGCGACCACTTGGGCGCCATCGCGAAAACACTCGCCGAGTTGTTTGGTCCAGCTTACGACCGCGGCGAGATCAGTACTGCAGCGCGCGCCAAGGCGGCGGACATTATCGAGCTTAATTTCGATCGCATCGTCGAAGAATGGTGCGTCGCGCTCGAGCGCGTCCTCGGCTATGACGACCTCAGCCGCGAGGGCATGGGCAATGCGCTCGTCCGCTTCATCTCCCATCTGCGCGACCCGGACGATTTGCGCACCTATGTTCATCTCCGCCGCCACTGCCAGAAAGGCATGCTGGCCAGCGCCAAACCCTCCGAATTCAACATCTTCCATATCGTCCTGAAGCAAGTGATCCTGGTTTACATCCGCGCCAATCTCAAAGGCCGCCCGATGGAGCTGGTGCGCGACACGATCGTCGCCGCGCTGGACGAACGCCGTCTGATGGTCGCACAATTTTATATCGACGCGCGCGAGGCGGCGCTCAAGGCGTCCGAGGAAAAATACCGCAATTCGATCGACCACGCCCCCGATGCCATCTACGAAATTGACCCTGAGACCCTTATCGTTACCGGCGTCAACGCCGCCGCCATCGAGCTTGAGCGCGCCATGCCTGAAGGCGAAGCCCACGAACTTGTCGGGCAGCGGCTGCTGGAGCTCTGCCCCGCAGAGGCTCAATCGGGCGTCCTTAAGCACATCGCCTGTGTTGTCGCCAACGGCTCCGACCAGGTGATGGATTTCCCTATCGGCGGACGCTATTTCGACGTCCATTCCGCGCTCATCTCGGCGGGTCACCGCCAGTTCATCCAGATGATTCTGCGCGACGCGACGCAGCGTCACGAGATGCTCGATACGCTGGTCAAGGCCGAACGGCTGGCGGCCGCCGGCACCTTTGCCAGCGGCGTCGCGCACGAGGTCAACAACCCGCTGGCTTCGATCTCGTCGCTGGTGCAGGCGTTGCTCCCCGACGAGCCTGACGCCGAGCGGCGCACGACCCTGCGCACCATCCTCTCGCAAATCACGCGGATCGCCTCCACGCTCAAGGACCTCGTCAACTTCGGCCGCCCGGCCCCCCCCGAGCGCCGTCCCATCGACCTGAACGATCTGGTCAACGAGACCTTGCGCCTGCTCGCCTACAATCGGCGCTTCGATTCCATCCGCATCGAGCCCTCGCTCTCTCACGAGCTGCTGCCCGCCTATGCCGACCACAACGGCATCCAGCAGGTGCTGTTGAATTTGCTCTTCAACGCCGCAGACGCCATCCAGCATCAATGCGGAACTATCCGGATCGCGACTAAAAGCCATCGCAACTCGGCTGGCGAGACCTGCGTCAAACTGAGCGTCGGCGACGACGGTTGCGGCATCCCGCCCGAGAATCTCGAGCGCGTCTTCGATCCTTTTTTCACCACCAAGTCCACCGGCTCCGGCGTCGGTCTCGGCCTCTCGCTCTGCCAAGGCATCGTCTTGAGCAATCACGGCACGATCAAGCTCGAAAGCCGCGATGGCGCCGGCACCACCGTCACGATCTGCTTGCCCTCGATCACCGACGGCGCTGCGCCTGAGATGCGTTCGGCGGCGCAATGA
- a CDS encoding SRPBCC domain-containing protein, with the protein MNGRTSYRLQSDHLRGPNGNKFPNPRVYLTVVKNERLVYTHAYTRAWGPMGKPFMTVILTFEEHAGSTKYTARVRHWTVADREATEQLAALVEKR; encoded by the coding sequence TTGAACGGACGAACGTCCTACCGGCTCCAGTCTGATCATCTACGTGGCCCCAACGGCAATAAGTTTCCAAATCCGCGTGTCTATCTAACAGTTGTCAAGAATGAGCGCCTTGTATATACCCATGCCTATACCAGGGCGTGGGGGCCAATGGGAAAGCCCTTTATGACTGTAATCCTCACGTTCGAGGAGCATGCGGGAAGCACAAAATATACGGCGCGGGTTCGTCACTGGACCGTGGCTGATCGCGAAGCTACGGAGCAACTCGCCGCGCTCGTCGAGAAGCGCTAG
- a CDS encoding ATP-dependent helicase, giving the protein MPRQKPSRGARIDGVVPDKVITLRNPPANAESGERGYRIRYAEVLNAQQLDAVTHRDGPLLVIAGAGSGKTRTLIYRVARLIESGVPPGAILLLTFTRRAAQEMLRRVEQLIGERGSHVAGGTFHSFANQVLRQMGSTIGLAPNFTILDRSDMEDVINLIRARLELGSKDRRFPKKGTIAEAISMARNKNRALLSELEQDFPHLLEHAEALIAIAQAYEEYKRARALLDYDDLLFRLAELMSADESARRQLSARYRYIMIDEYQDTNVIQAELARLLAATHQNVMAVGDDAQSIYSFRGANFRNIMDFPAIFPRARVLKLEENYRSIQGILDVANEVIARASEKYTKALFTRREGELRPILVRAADEHMQSRFVAQRILELREEGVALGEIAVLFRSSFHAFDLELELQRRDIPFVKRGGFKFIETAHVKDVLAHLRVIANPADAISWMRALMLIAGVGSRRAHQLTDAIIGEAVPEAALVRAAGTFGPRIQAAAQGCVRLAKLLAELRDGLRPADQLAQVVEYYTPIMREAYPDDYPKRERDLEHFQSLAERYRSLESMLADMALEPPNDSIGDVLAIEPEEGYVTLSTIHSAKGLEWRVVFLIWAADGRFPGPMSVRPDELEEERRLMYVASTRARDELYISYPIYMMDRQLGHVMGRVSRFLEDLDANVLPTATLQEAEDEPSL; this is encoded by the coding sequence GTGCCCCGGCAAAAGCCCAGTCGTGGTGCTAGAATCGACGGCGTCGTGCCGGACAAGGTCATCACTCTGCGCAACCCGCCCGCCAACGCTGAAAGCGGCGAGCGCGGTTACCGCATCCGCTACGCCGAAGTCCTTAACGCGCAGCAGCTCGACGCGGTAACGCATCGCGACGGCCCGCTGCTGGTGATCGCCGGCGCCGGCTCGGGCAAGACGCGCACGCTGATCTATCGGGTCGCGCGACTGATCGAGAGCGGGGTGCCGCCCGGGGCGATACTTCTGCTGACCTTCACCCGGCGGGCCGCCCAGGAGATGTTGCGGCGGGTCGAGCAGTTGATCGGCGAACGCGGCAGCCACGTGGCTGGCGGCACCTTCCATTCGTTCGCGAATCAGGTGCTGCGGCAGATGGGATCGACGATCGGGCTGGCGCCGAACTTTACGATTCTCGATCGCAGCGACATGGAAGACGTGATCAATCTGATCCGCGCGCGGCTCGAACTCGGCTCGAAGGATCGGCGCTTCCCGAAGAAGGGAACGATCGCCGAAGCGATTAGCATGGCGCGCAACAAGAATCGCGCGCTGCTGTCGGAACTCGAACAGGATTTTCCCCATCTGCTCGAGCATGCCGAGGCGCTGATCGCGATCGCGCAGGCCTACGAAGAGTACAAACGCGCGCGCGCCCTGCTCGATTATGACGATTTGCTCTTTCGACTGGCCGAGCTCATGAGCGCCGACGAGTCGGCGCGACGGCAGCTCTCGGCGCGCTATCGCTACATCATGATCGACGAATATCAGGACACCAATGTCATCCAGGCGGAGCTGGCGCGCCTGCTGGCGGCGACGCATCAGAATGTGATGGCGGTGGGCGACGACGCGCAATCGATTTATTCATTTCGCGGCGCGAATTTCCGCAACATCATGGATTTCCCGGCGATTTTTCCGCGTGCCCGCGTCCTCAAGCTCGAGGAGAATTACCGCTCGATTCAAGGGATTCTCGACGTCGCCAACGAAGTGATCGCGCGGGCTAGTGAGAAGTACACCAAGGCGCTATTTACGCGGCGGGAGGGCGAGCTGCGACCGATCCTGGTGCGCGCGGCGGACGAGCATATGCAGTCGCGTTTTGTCGCGCAGCGCATCCTCGAGTTGCGCGAGGAAGGCGTCGCGCTCGGCGAAATCGCCGTGCTCTTTCGCTCGAGCTTTCACGCGTTTGACCTCGAACTGGAATTGCAGCGCCGCGACATCCCCTTCGTCAAACGCGGCGGCTTCAAGTTTATCGAGACCGCGCACGTCAAGGACGTGCTGGCGCATCTGCGGGTAATCGCGAACCCGGCCGACGCGATTTCATGGATGCGCGCGCTGATGCTGATCGCGGGCGTCGGCAGCCGGCGGGCGCATCAATTGACTGACGCGATTATCGGCGAGGCCGTCCCGGAGGCAGCGCTGGTGCGGGCGGCGGGTACGTTCGGTCCGCGTATACAAGCGGCGGCGCAGGGCTGCGTCCGGCTGGCGAAGTTGCTCGCCGAACTGCGTGATGGCCTGCGGCCTGCCGACCAACTCGCGCAGGTGGTCGAGTACTATACGCCGATCATGCGCGAGGCTTACCCTGACGATTACCCAAAGCGGGAGCGCGACCTCGAGCATTTCCAGAGTCTCGCCGAGCGTTATCGCAGCCTCGAATCGATGCTGGCGGACATGGCGCTCGAACCGCCCAACGACTCAATCGGCGACGTGCTCGCGATCGAGCCGGAGGAAGGATACGTGACGCTCAGCACGATCCATTCGGCCAAGGGCCTCGAATGGCGCGTGGTCTTTCTTATCTGGGCGGCTGACGGGCGTTTCCCCGGTCCGATGAGCGTGCGGCCCGATGAGCTCGAAGAGGAACGGCGCCTGATGTACGTGGCGAGCACGCGTGCGCGCGACGAACTCTATATCAGCTACCCAATCTACATGATGGATCGGCAGCTCGGTCACGTGATGGGGCGGGTCTCGCGCTTCCTCGAGGATCTCGACGCGAATGTGCTGCCCACGGCGACACTGCAAGAGGCCGAGGATGAACCTTCCCTGTGA
- a CDS encoding sigma-54 dependent transcriptional regulator yields the protein MTTNGANNGGAWPRQDQLEQRAPYRILVVEDEQLMRSIIVQLLRSEGYEVSEASAPGVALEIFEREKIDLAILDLNLGGGGSGLDLLGRMRDLDQEVMGIIVTAYASIESAVEALRKGAYDYITKPFANDHLKAVVRNALAQKALFHENRFLRRELREKYRFESLIGNCDAMERVFRVMEKVARTDSSVLITGESGTGKELVARAIHFSSERANKRFLPINCGALPENLLESELFGYRRGAFTGATQDKVGLLKAADKGTVFFDEIGDMPLALQVKLLRALQERECYPLGSNEPVSFDVRMLCATNKNLEREAREGRFREELLYRINVIGLELPPLRERKDDLLLLANHFLRKYEKQLNRTAMHFSKGAMRLMIGYGWPGNVRELENTIERAAILAETDVIHSHDLPEKIHGAGNSGTAAFQTGVTLEELERDHMRRVLNEVKGDKVRAAQTLGIHLSTLYRKMQRYHLEGEGLQPTIA from the coding sequence ATGACTACCAACGGCGCCAACAACGGTGGCGCTTGGCCGCGCCAGGATCAACTGGAGCAGCGCGCCCCCTACCGCATTCTGGTCGTCGAAGACGAGCAGCTCATGCGCTCGATCATCGTGCAACTCCTGCGCAGCGAGGGTTATGAAGTCTCCGAGGCTTCGGCGCCCGGCGTGGCGCTCGAGATCTTCGAGCGTGAGAAGATCGATCTCGCCATCCTCGATCTCAACTTGGGCGGCGGCGGCAGCGGCCTCGACTTGCTCGGCAGGATGCGCGACCTCGATCAGGAAGTCATGGGCATCATAGTCACGGCCTACGCCAGTATCGAATCCGCCGTCGAGGCCCTGCGCAAGGGCGCTTACGATTACATCACCAAGCCCTTCGCCAACGATCATCTGAAGGCCGTGGTGCGCAACGCGCTCGCGCAAAAGGCCTTGTTTCACGAAAACCGCTTTCTACGCCGCGAGCTGCGCGAGAAGTATCGCTTCGAAAGCCTCATCGGCAATTGCGACGCGATGGAACGGGTCTTCCGCGTGATGGAGAAAGTCGCGCGTACCGATTCCAGCGTGCTCATCACCGGTGAGAGCGGCACCGGCAAGGAGCTGGTCGCCCGCGCGATTCATTTCAGTTCCGAACGCGCCAACAAACGTTTCCTGCCAATCAACTGCGGCGCGCTGCCCGAAAATCTGCTCGAAAGCGAACTCTTCGGCTACCGCCGCGGCGCCTTTACCGGCGCGACGCAGGATAAGGTCGGCCTGCTCAAGGCCGCCGACAAGGGCACCGTCTTCTTCGACGAAATCGGCGACATGCCGCTCGCCCTGCAGGTCAAGCTGCTGCGCGCCCTGCAAGAGCGCGAATGCTATCCGCTGGGCTCCAACGAGCCCGTCAGTTTCGACGTCCGGATGCTCTGCGCGACCAACAAGAACCTGGAACGCGAGGCGCGCGAGGGGCGTTTTCGCGAGGAATTGCTCTATCGCATCAACGTCATCGGACTCGAGTTGCCGCCCCTGCGCGAGCGCAAGGACGACCTGCTCCTGCTCGCCAATCATTTCCTGCGCAAGTATGAAAAGCAGCTCAACCGCACCGCGATGCATTTTTCCAAGGGCGCGATGCGCCTGATGATCGGCTACGGCTGGCCGGGCAACGTCCGCGAACTCGAAAACACGATCGAACGCGCGGCGATCCTCGCCGAAACCGACGTCATTCACAGCCACGATCTACCGGAAAAGATCCACGGCGCAGGCAACTCAGGCACCGCGGCTTTTCAGACCGGCGTCACGCTCGAAGAGCTCGAACGCGATCACATGCGCCGCGTGCTCAACGAAGTCAAAGGCGACAAAGTCCGCGCCGCCCAGACCCTCGGCATCCATCTCTCGACCCTCTACCGCAAGATGCAGCGCTACCACCTCGAAGGCGAAGGCCTCCAACCCACCATCGCCTGA